In the genome of Clostridium cylindrosporum DSM 605, one region contains:
- a CDS encoding ABC transporter ATP-binding protein, whose protein sequence is MVNKLTLGKAINIKNVIKKFQISTGEVEAISKTSLQVKEGEFVSIVGSSGCGKSTLLKMIVALEKPTEGEIYLDDKKIAKPSISCGMIFQESRLFPWLTVEENIEFGFSKKISRSEKKKVIEHHIDLVGLKGFEKAFPHQLSGGMQQRVSIARTLVNRPGVLLLDEPFGALDALTRINMQNELLRIWDNEKNTMVLVTHDIDEAIYLGDRVVVMSSRPGTIKKIVNVDLPRPRDRSSADFIRIRKEIYKEFFYVDEVDIDYYL, encoded by the coding sequence ATGGTAAATAAATTAACCTTAGGAAAAGCTATAAATATTAAAAATGTTATAAAAAAATTCCAAATAAGTACTGGTGAGGTAGAGGCAATTTCAAAAACTAGCTTACAGGTTAAAGAAGGTGAATTTGTAAGTATAGTTGGCTCAAGTGGTTGTGGAAAAAGTACTTTATTAAAAATGATTGTAGCCCTAGAAAAACCTACTGAAGGAGAAATTTATTTAGATGATAAGAAAATAGCTAAGCCAAGCATATCATGCGGAATGATCTTTCAAGAATCTCGCCTATTTCCTTGGCTTACAGTTGAGGAAAATATTGAATTTGGTTTTTCTAAAAAAATTTCAAGGTCTGAAAAGAAAAAAGTTATAGAACATCATATAGATTTAGTAGGTTTAAAGGGGTTTGAGAAAGCGTTTCCTCATCAATTATCTGGGGGAATGCAGCAACGAGTTAGCATAGCAAGAACCCTAGTTAATAGACCAGGGGTGCTACTCCTAGATGAACCCTTTGGTGCTTTAGATGCTCTTACTCGTATTAATATGCAAAACGAACTTCTTCGTATATGGGATAATGAAAAAAATACTATGGTTCTAGTAACTCATGATATTGATGAAGCAATTTACCTAGGTGATCGTGTTGTAGTAATGTCTAGTAGACCTGGGACAATAAAAAAAATAGTAAATGTTGACCTTCCAAGACCCCGTGATAGAAGTAGTGCTGATTTTATTAGAATTAGAAAAGAAATCTATAAGGAATTTTTCTATGTAGATGAAGTAGATATTGATTATTACCTATAA
- a CDS encoding Mrp/NBP35 family ATP-binding protein produces MSNCNSCPSSGGCSKDREECTIKNNPMSNIKNVIGVMSGKGGVGKSSISVMISKQLRQLGFKVGVLDADITGPSIPRLLGLKDKKAENTKEHILPVETEDGIKVISLNLLIDDENEPVIWRGPVVAGAVKQFWTDVSWGELDYLIIDMPPGTGDVALTVMQSIPISGIVMISVPQDLVSMIVNKAINMARSMKIKVLGVIENMSYIECPDCSKKIRLFTGENIEKFLNESKLKLLGELPMISSISNLSNNSYESSKESLDELFNPIIKNILGSLDEENKLA; encoded by the coding sequence ATGTCAAATTGTAATTCATGCCCATCAAGTGGTGGATGTAGTAAGGATAGAGAAGAATGCACTATAAAAAATAATCCAATGAGTAATATCAAGAATGTCATAGGAGTTATGAGTGGTAAAGGGGGAGTAGGAAAGTCATCTATATCTGTTATGATTTCTAAACAATTAAGACAACTTGGTTTTAAGGTAGGAGTTTTAGACGCTGATATAACGGGACCTAGTATACCAAGACTACTTGGACTAAAAGATAAGAAGGCAGAAAATACAAAGGAGCATATATTACCTGTAGAAACAGAAGATGGAATAAAGGTAATATCATTAAATTTATTAATTGATGATGAAAATGAGCCTGTGATATGGAGAGGACCAGTAGTTGCTGGAGCGGTTAAGCAGTTCTGGACTGATGTATCATGGGGAGAATTAGATTATTTAATTATTGATATGCCACCGGGAACAGGAGATGTAGCTTTAACTGTAATGCAGAGTATTCCTATAAGTGGAATTGTTATGATATCTGTTCCACAGGATCTAGTTTCAATGATTGTTAATAAGGCTATAAATATGGCTAGATCAATGAAGATCAAGGTTTTAGGCGTTATAGAAAATATGAGCTATATAGAGTGTCCAGATTGTAGTAAGAAGATAAGATTATTTACTGGAGAAAATATAGAAAAGTTTTTAAATGAAAGTAAATTGAAGCTTCTTGGAGAATTACCAATGATAAGCAGTATTTCTAACTTATCAAATAATAGTTATGAAAGTTCAAAAGAAAGTTTAGATGAACTATTTAATCCTATAATTAAAAATATTTTAGGGTCATTAGATGAGGAAAACAAATTAGCATAG
- a CDS encoding amidohydrolase, whose translation MNDKIIASKVLINGHIITMEEESTSNTSIAILDDTIIAITSDKKINEYISQDTEVIDLKGKTVLPGLIDPHGHFSFVAVSRKAYINASCYPIGDIKNISDLQNKLKDYVKNDNSNDPVIAIEFDDTLIDEYRMPTASDLDIVSTTRPVFVLHVSAHMLSANTYAIEEAGIIDNSFNPEGGRVYYENGKAVGIFEEASAMAPFSKTLFNTLKFTRDLGYLRDASNYYLSKGITTVCEGESNLKTSLLLENAVDNDIIKNRVILCPHIESLSSTPFEINYKDSLKIIDGPIKLFMDGSIQAYTAYLSKPYEKQHPTRPKPIDYLGFPTLTKEQLKKSLENVLEINKQFAIHCNGDAALDDVIEIYQEVFDENKRDKRSLIIHCQTARDDQLDKMKEIGLYPSFFPAHIYVWGDRHYNTFLGHERGSRINPVGSALNKGLIYSLHNDAPVTNPDPLKLVWNASSRVTSSNKILGKDQRISVYDALKGVTIYAAYQYHLEDKLGSLKVGKRADLTILEENPLEVPINHIKDIVISSTWIDGKEIYRI comes from the coding sequence ATGAATGATAAAATAATTGCAAGTAAGGTTTTAATAAATGGTCATATAATTACTATGGAGGAAGAAAGTACAAGTAATACGTCTATTGCAATCCTAGATGATACAATAATCGCAATAACTTCAGATAAAAAAATAAATGAATACATATCACAGGATACAGAAGTAATTGACCTAAAGGGAAAAACTGTTTTACCTGGACTAATTGATCCTCATGGTCACTTTTCATTTGTAGCTGTTTCAAGAAAAGCTTATATAAATGCAAGTTGCTATCCTATTGGTGATATTAAAAATATTTCTGACTTACAAAATAAATTAAAGGATTATGTTAAAAATGACAATAGTAATGATCCAGTTATTGCTATTGAATTTGACGATACTTTAATCGATGAATATAGAATGCCTACAGCTTCAGACCTCGATATAGTTAGTACAACAAGACCTGTGTTTGTACTTCATGTTTCAGCCCATATGCTCTCAGCTAATACCTATGCTATAGAAGAGGCTGGAATTATAGATAATAGCTTTAATCCTGAAGGTGGTAGAGTTTACTATGAAAATGGAAAGGCGGTTGGAATCTTTGAGGAAGCATCAGCAATGGCTCCTTTTTCAAAGACTTTATTCAACACTTTAAAGTTTACAAGGGACTTAGGCTATTTAAGAGATGCATCCAACTACTATCTTTCTAAGGGAATAACAACAGTATGTGAAGGAGAATCAAACCTTAAAACCTCCCTACTTCTTGAAAATGCAGTTGATAATGATATCATCAAAAACAGGGTTATTCTATGTCCTCACATTGAATCTCTTAGCTCCACTCCATTTGAAATCAACTATAAAGATTCATTAAAAATTATTGATGGCCCAATAAAACTTTTTATGGATGGAAGTATTCAAGCTTATACAGCTTATTTATCTAAGCCATATGAAAAACAACATCCAACAAGACCTAAACCAATTGATTATCTTGGATTCCCAACACTTACAAAGGAGCAACTTAAGAAAAGCCTAGAAAATGTCCTAGAGATCAATAAACAGTTTGCTATTCATTGTAATGGCGATGCTGCTTTAGATGATGTTATTGAAATATATCAAGAGGTCTTTGATGAAAACAAAAGAGATAAAAGAAGCCTTATTATCCACTGCCAAACAGCTAGAGATGATCAGTTAGATAAAATGAAGGAAATAGGCTTATACCCTTCCTTTTTCCCTGCTCATATTTATGTATGGGGTGATAGACATTATAATACTTTCCTTGGACATGAGAGGGGTAGTAGAATTAACCCTGTTGGTTCAGCACTTAATAAGGGATTAATATATTCTCTTCATAATGATGCTCCTGTAACAAACCCTGACCCTTTGAAACTTGTTTGGAATGCATCAAGTAGAGTAACTTCTAGTAATAAAATCCTTGGTAAAGACCAAAGGATAAGTGTATATGATGCATTAAAGGGAGTTACAATTTACGCAGCATATCAATATCACCTTGAGGATAAACTTGGAAGTTTAAAGGTAGGTAAACGTGCTGACTTAACAATTTTAGAAGAAAACCCTCTTGAAGTTCCAATCAATCATATTAAAGATATTGTTATCTCCTCTACTTGGATTGATGGAAAAGAAATATATAGAATTTAA
- the ric gene encoding iron-sulfur cluster repair di-iron protein, with protein sequence MINKFNSSDNIGDIVSIFPGASNLFLEYRIDFCCGGNRPLKEAINEKKLNENDIVNLLNERYKEFLERNEEFTDWVNEDPSKLADYIEGKHHRYLNEELPKLSELTLKILKVHGKSHDELYKVHKLFNSLKTELEGHLIKEETILFPNIKKYEKDKNSDIKRDISNLIEELEREHVGAGDIIKELREVTGHYIAPKDGCRSFQLTYEKLQELEEDIFQHIHLENNILFKKYS encoded by the coding sequence ATGATTAATAAGTTTAATTCATCAGATAATATAGGAGATATTGTTAGTATTTTTCCAGGTGCGAGTAATTTATTTTTAGAATACAGGATAGACTTTTGCTGTGGAGGCAATAGACCCTTAAAAGAGGCCATAAATGAAAAAAAACTTAATGAAAATGACATAGTTAACCTATTAAATGAAAGATATAAAGAATTTCTAGAAAGAAATGAAGAGTTTACAGATTGGGTAAATGAAGATCCAAGTAAGCTTGCAGATTATATAGAAGGAAAACATCATAGATACTTAAATGAAGAATTACCTAAATTAAGTGAACTTACATTGAAAATACTAAAGGTTCACGGGAAAAGTCACGACGAACTATATAAGGTACATAAACTATTTAATAGTCTAAAAACAGAACTTGAGGGACATTTAATAAAAGAAGAGACAATTTTATTTCCTAATATAAAGAAATACGAGAAAGATAAGAATAGTGACATAAAAAGGGATATATCAAATCTAATTGAAGAACTAGAAAGAGAACACGTAGGAGCAGGTGACATAATAAAAGAATTAAGAGAAGTAACAGGACACTATATTGCACCTAAAGATGGATGTAGAAGCTTCCAGTTAACCTATGAAAAGCTTCAAGAGTTAGAGGAGGATATATTTCAGCATATACATCTTGAGAATAATATTTTATTTAAAAAATATAGTTAA
- a CDS encoding cupin domain-containing protein, with protein MYNNYRTNECPYCSHGHSRSNEYNDYQCPYFYDDLVDNVEFSREFGDYYNPFDDEYDYNLRLNAFRTDNVNPSIVMKDYGPSPFVVDIDEATKKNNNFRSALWTGSHLQVTLMSINVGDDIGLELHSNVDQFIRVEDGQGIVKMGKNKDKLDFRANVKDGFAIMIPAGTWHNIINTGDKPLKVYSIYAPPQHPRGTVHVTKADAQAGEMNHRFN; from the coding sequence ATGTATAATAATTATAGGACAAATGAATGTCCTTATTGTTCACATGGACACAGTAGAAGTAATGAGTATAACGATTATCAATGCCCATATTTCTATGATGACTTAGTAGATAATGTTGAGTTTTCTAGGGAATTTGGTGATTATTACAATCCTTTTGATGATGAATATGATTATAATTTAAGACTCAATGCATTTAGGACTGATAATGTTAATCCTTCAATTGTAATGAAGGATTATGGACCTAGTCCATTTGTAGTTGATATTGACGAAGCAACTAAGAAAAATAATAATTTCCGTAGTGCATTATGGACAGGAAGCCATCTACAAGTTACCTTAATGAGTATAAATGTTGGAGATGATATAGGCTTAGAACTTCATAGTAATGTTGATCAGTTTATACGTGTAGAAGATGGCCAGGGAATTGTTAAAATGGGCAAGAATAAAGATAAGTTAGATTTTAGAGCAAATGTTAAAGATGGCTTTGCAATTATGATACCAGCTGGTACATGGCACAATATTATAAATACAGGAGATAAGCCTCTTAAAGTATATTCTATTTATGCACCGCCTCAACATCCAAGGGGGACAGTTCATGTGACAAAGGCAGATGCACAAGCAGGTGAAATGAATCACAGGTTTAATTAA
- a CDS encoding hemerythrin domain-containing protein, which yields MVNINNLERQHEEIKELASKIKVNINSNNLEENIDVLVKDLNILAGKLSIHMSLEDKFLYPELINSKEDKLKEIAKQYSYEMGNINSGFKNYKSKFNTKTKILNNIEEFSKESKEIIKLLESRISKEDTHLYPKVKSL from the coding sequence ATGGTAAATATAAATAATTTGGAAAGACAACATGAAGAGATAAAGGAATTAGCATCTAAAATTAAGGTTAATATAAATTCAAATAACTTGGAAGAAAATATAGATGTTTTAGTAAAGGATTTAAATATACTTGCAGGAAAGTTAAGTATTCATATGAGTCTTGAGGATAAGTTTTTATATCCAGAACTTATTAATAGTAAGGAAGACAAGTTGAAAGAGATTGCAAAACAATATAGTTATGAAATGGGAAATATTAATTCAGGTTTCAAAAATTATAAAAGTAAGTTTAATACTAAAACTAAAATACTAAATAATATAGAAGAATTTTCAAAGGAAAGTAAAGAAATAATAAAATTATTAGAAAGTCGTATTTCTAAGGAAGATACTCATCTATATCCAAAGGTAAAATCTTTATAA
- the rd gene encoding rubredoxin → MDKYVCIVCDYVYDPEFGDPDGGIAPGTKFEDIPDDWVCPLCGVIKDDFKKVE, encoded by the coding sequence ATGGATAAATATGTATGTATAGTGTGTGATTATGTATACGACCCTGAATTTGGAGATCCAGATGGAGGAATAGCTCCAGGAACTAAGTTTGAAGATATTCCAGATGACTGGGTATGTCCTTTATGTGGAGTTATAAAGGATGACTTTAAAAAAGTTGAATAA
- a CDS encoding DUF1450 domain-containing protein: MSEIKFCENNFNFGTEDVMKKLKENFSGANVSSEPCLGYCGDCSVGPYALVNDELIQADTSEELYEKIKSMI; encoded by the coding sequence ATGTCAGAAATAAAATTTTGTGAAAATAACTTTAATTTTGGAACAGAGGATGTAATGAAAAAACTAAAAGAAAATTTTAGTGGGGCTAACGTATCATCGGAACCTTGTTTAGGGTACTGTGGTGACTGTTCCGTAGGTCCTTATGCTTTAGTAAATGATGAATTAATACAAGCTGATACATCTGAGGAATTGTATGAGAAAATAAAAAGTATGATATAG
- a CDS encoding anaerobic nitric oxide reductase flavorubredoxin: MSFKINNTVTWVGKMDWELRKFHGEEYSTHRGSSYNSYLIKDEKTVLIDTVWQAFTKEFIANLEKEIDLKKIDFIVANHSEIDHSGALPELMRLIPNTPIYCTKTCAKLLKAHYHQDWNFVEVKTGDTLEIGKNKLMFIEAKMLHWPDSMFTYLTGENILFSSDAFGQHFASELMYSDKVDSEGLLYEAMKYYTNILTPFNPLVKKKIEELLSLGLPINMICPGHGIIWRDNPSEIIKTYLEWSKNYKEDQVTIIYDTMWNSTRRMAETIAEGLKEIEANTTIKILSSSKYDKNDIVTEVFKSKAILIGSSTINKGILSSTAAILEMIKGLGFKEKKAAAFGSYGWSGESVRLITEELTKAGLEVVNEGIREEWIPGEAGLDRCRDFGRNFGEKIK, translated from the coding sequence ATGTCTTTTAAAATTAACAACACAGTTACCTGGGTTGGGAAAATGGATTGGGAACTAAGGAAGTTTCATGGTGAAGAGTACTCTACCCATAGAGGGTCTTCCTACAATTCATACTTAATTAAAGATGAAAAGACTGTACTTATCGATACGGTATGGCAAGCATTTACTAAGGAGTTTATTGCTAACTTAGAAAAGGAAATTGACTTAAAGAAAATAGATTTTATTGTTGCTAACCATTCAGAAATAGATCATAGTGGAGCATTACCTGAACTTATGAGATTAATACCGAATACTCCTATTTACTGTACGAAAACATGTGCAAAGCTATTAAAAGCTCATTATCATCAGGATTGGAATTTTGTTGAGGTTAAAACAGGAGACACATTGGAAATCGGGAAAAATAAATTAATGTTTATTGAAGCCAAAATGCTTCACTGGCCTGATAGTATGTTTACATATTTAACAGGGGAAAATATCTTATTCAGTAGTGATGCATTCGGGCAGCACTTTGCTTCAGAATTAATGTATAGTGATAAGGTTGATAGTGAAGGGTTATTATATGAGGCGATGAAGTATTATACTAATATATTGACTCCTTTTAATCCACTGGTAAAAAAGAAAATAGAAGAGCTATTAAGTCTTGGGCTACCAATAAACATGATTTGTCCAGGGCATGGTATTATATGGAGAGATAATCCAAGTGAAATTATAAAGACCTACTTAGAGTGGTCAAAAAACTATAAAGAAGATCAGGTTACAATTATATATGATACTATGTGGAATAGCACTAGAAGAATGGCTGAAACAATTGCAGAAGGATTAAAAGAAATTGAAGCGAATACTACTATAAAGATATTAAGCTCATCAAAATATGATAAAAATGATATTGTAACTGAGGTATTTAAGTCTAAAGCTATACTTATAGGATCTTCAACAATAAACAAAGGAATACTTTCCTCAACAGCTGCAATACTTGAGATGATAAAGGGACTTGGATTTAAGGAGAAAAAAGCGGCTGCATTTGGTAGTTATGGATGGAGTGGAGAATCAGTTAGGTTAATTACAGAAGAGCTTACTAAAGCAGGACTTGAAGTTGTAAATGAAGGCATAAGAGAAGAATGGATTCCAGGTGAGGCTGGATTAGATAGATGTAGAGATTTTGGAAGAAACTTTGGAGAAAAAATTAAGTAA
- a CDS encoding NAD(P)/FAD-dependent oxidoreductase: MASRIVIIGNGIASITAIKAIREVDLDSEIYLIGEEKFYPYNRIRLSKGMLDDIEENNILLQKKEWYEENKVKIYINTKVVSVDIDNKEVLLSDATSIKYDKLLFANGSSNRVPPIDGINKVGVHTIRTLDNVLGIKDNLNKAEQIIIIGGGIQGLETAWILHKSGKKVIVVELLSRLMPRELDDKASEILKKIIIDHGIQILTSSSVKQILGDSKVEGILVDEKSEIKGDIVIYSTGISPNIELVSNTKIKAKRGIVVNNKMETTIENIYAAGDVAEFNDKVTGLWNIAIAQGKVAGYNIVGKEIAYEDITPVVTLNAFDISLFSMGCIDETNSTKVLLDENVNNTEYKKIFIKNNKIVGAIVIGDTRKSPLIKSAIEKEILLDEFDLSNVSVDELLNKLKK; this comes from the coding sequence GTGGCAAGTAGAATCGTAATTATAGGTAATGGTATTGCATCAATAACAGCAATTAAAGCTATAAGAGAGGTAGATTTAGATTCAGAAATATACCTAATTGGAGAGGAAAAATTTTATCCATATAATAGAATAAGGTTATCAAAGGGTATGCTAGATGACATTGAAGAAAATAATATACTTCTTCAAAAAAAAGAGTGGTATGAAGAAAATAAGGTGAAAATTTATATTAATACTAAGGTAGTAAGTGTAGATATAGATAATAAAGAAGTTTTACTATCAGATGCCACTAGCATTAAGTATGATAAGTTACTTTTTGCAAATGGATCAAGTAATAGAGTACCTCCAATTGATGGTATAAATAAAGTAGGAGTACATACAATAAGAACCCTTGATAATGTTTTAGGTATAAAAGATAATCTTAACAAAGCAGAACAAATAATAATCATTGGCGGAGGAATACAGGGACTTGAAACTGCTTGGATATTACATAAAAGTGGTAAGAAGGTTATAGTGGTTGAATTACTATCAAGACTAATGCCTAGAGAATTAGACGATAAGGCATCAGAAATATTAAAGAAGATTATAATAGACCATGGAATACAGATATTAACTAGCTCATCTGTTAAACAAATATTAGGAGACTCAAAGGTAGAGGGAATTTTAGTAGATGAAAAGTCAGAAATAAAAGGTGATATCGTTATTTATTCAACAGGAATTAGTCCTAATATAGAATTAGTGAGTAATACGAAAATTAAAGCTAAAAGAGGGATAGTAGTAAATAATAAAATGGAAACGACTATAGAAAATATATATGCAGCAGGAGATGTTGCTGAATTCAATGATAAGGTAACTGGATTGTGGAATATTGCTATAGCTCAGGGAAAGGTTGCTGGCTATAACATTGTAGGAAAAGAAATTGCATATGAGGATATTACACCGGTAGTTACTTTAAATGCCTTTGATATTTCATTGTTTTCTATGGGTTGCATAGATGAAACTAATTCTACAAAAGTATTATTAGATGAAAATGTTAATAATACTGAATATAAAAAGATATTTATAAAAAATAATAAGATAGTCGGTGCAATTGTTATAGGCGATACTAGAAAATCACCATTAATTAAATCAGCTATAGAGAAAGAAATACTATTAGACGAATTTGATTTATCTAATGTCTCTGTAGATGAACTACTTAATAAACTAAAAAAATAA
- a CDS encoding diguanylate cyclase domain-containing protein has translation MLNSYFSNKLDFLREVYIEINNNKLIKFISENCYNILGYTQQELINKNITDYISGIPENIILPINIQSTIRLKTGSFMDIDIKITSINSIDFSGLRLSIIDISKYIKFNNNEKKLLKMFQNCKDIVYRCDLIPQFQFTYISPSIKELLGYSAEELISNSELAFEIVHPDDRETLMDKINNSTDYTLPISTRFKHKNDKYVWLEDFCIPIYSSKGKLVALEGFSRNITKKKELEEKLENLSYYDGLTNLYNKLYLENQINILNTKEDTSIGIIFCDLDNLKKTNDAFGHEFGDKLIKYTSNLLLKTFKKNSIIARSGGDEFIIIIKNSSFTEIKDLYTMLCNSIKEQNKYNKALTISLSIGYSFSETSVDKIREVINIADKNMYKDKQRKKLLI, from the coding sequence ATGTTGAATTCCTATTTTAGTAATAAACTCGATTTTTTAAGAGAAGTATATATCGAAATAAATAATAATAAATTGATAAAATTTATAAGTGAAAATTGCTATAATATCTTAGGTTATACTCAACAAGAACTAATAAATAAAAATATCACAGACTATATATCAGGTATTCCTGAAAATATTATTTTACCTATAAATATACAAAGTACAATTAGATTAAAAACTGGTAGTTTTATGGACATTGATATTAAAATTACTTCTATTAATAGTATAGATTTTTCTGGTTTAAGACTATCTATAATAGACATATCAAAATATATAAAATTTAATAATAATGAAAAAAAACTACTTAAAATGTTTCAAAATTGTAAAGATATAGTATATAGATGCGATTTAATCCCACAATTTCAATTTACATATATAAGCCCTTCCATAAAAGAATTATTAGGATATAGTGCTGAAGAACTTATATCTAATTCTGAGCTTGCATTTGAAATAGTTCATCCTGATGACCGTGAAACTCTCATGGATAAAATTAATAATTCTACTGACTATACATTACCAATATCCACTAGATTCAAACATAAAAATGATAAATATGTTTGGCTTGAGGATTTTTGTATTCCCATATATAGCTCAAAGGGTAAGCTAGTTGCCCTTGAAGGATTTAGTAGAAATATAACTAAAAAAAAAGAACTTGAAGAGAAACTAGAAAACTTAAGTTATTATGATGGCTTAACAAACTTATACAATAAGTTATATCTTGAAAATCAAATTAATATTTTAAATACAAAAGAGGATACTTCTATAGGTATAATCTTCTGTGACTTAGATAATTTAAAGAAAACAAACGATGCCTTTGGACATGAATTTGGAGACAAGCTAATAAAATACACTTCAAATTTATTACTAAAGACTTTTAAAAAAAATTCTATCATTGCAAGAAGTGGTGGTGACGAATTTATTATAATTATAAAAAACTCAAGCTTCACTGAAATCAAAGACCTTTACACTATGCTATGTAATTCAATAAAAGAGCAAAATAAATATAATAAAGCCTTAACTATAAGTTTGTCTATTGGTTATTCATTTTCTGAAACCTCTGTTGATAAAATAAGAGAAGTTATAAATATTGCAGATAAAAATATGTATAAAGATAAACAAAGAAAAAAATTATTAATTTAA